A stretch of DNA from Candidatus Cloacimonas sp.:
TAGCGGTTGGATCACCCATCAGGTTGCAGTAGGCAGCAAAATTTTGTGCCTGGACAGGATGGCTAATTCCATAAATCAAATTTAAATAGAGCTTGGCATAGAGCAGAGCAGAAGCCATATCTCTCATCCCCAGGCAATAAATACCATAAAATATACCTAAATCCAAACAGTTATTCATAGGAGTATGAGTATATTGAGTTGCCATTCCAATAGAGGTTACGGCGCCTCCTAAAGAAGCAGCTGTGCCGTAACGAATAACTCGTTCCGTGGTAGATGTTGTATTATTGAAATTCCCTGTGTTACAAGTGATGAAAACACTATGAAACAGTTTATGGGAATTATACATTGAAGAGATTGTATTAGGCCATCCGCTCATACCAGCAATACCCCGGTAATTATAAAATGTTACACCTTGATTGATGGCAGAATTGATATAGGTGCTACTGGGATTGAAACCATACAGTTCCGTGTAACTATATTCCGGATTAACCTCTGCGGAAATATTTTGAACATAGCGATTTGTATAGATTGTTGATATACCTGACTCTGCAGAATCGCTCACTAAAAGCATTCTGTTAAGCCAATCCATAGAATGCTGTTCAATATTCTTCTCCAGCGAGATAATTTTAGCCAGAATAACATCCAAATCCGCAGTGGAGGAAACAGAGATTCTACCAATCATTGCATCCCCGAGATCATCATTTCCGGCAAGCCAGGTGTATTGATAATCAATATAATTACTAATAGAAGGAATAGCAATAGCCCCATCGGTATCTCCAATTAAAACAATGTAGTCCGGACGCGTTGCAGGATTATCATAAGCAGTTTGGATGTAATTTTTAATATTGGTGTTAGAAGAGCCGGTAACACCGGTGCTAACGGCATTTACAATAAAACCCCTCTGTTTTTTCCAGCTAATATATTCATTTATCTTGGCAGTGTAGATAGCATCGGAATAATTACCGTAAATAACTAACATAACGGGATTCCTATAGTTACTTTCTCTGGTGGGCAGCAAAGAATCATAGTTTAAAATCAGCCCCCGGTAAATACTGTCAAAACTGCGAGAGATAAAAGGGCTTGGATTTAGTTCATTTATTGAACCGGTGTCCGTAAAAGTTAGTTTGATATTCAGGGTTTCGCTGATCAGCAATTGCTTATGCTTACGATTATACTGAAAGGGATATACATTGATGGTTACCACTCTGAAATCACGCAGAATTTGTGGCTCGGAAGCCGCTATATTATTAGCAGGATACAATTCTTCCAAGAACCTGCCCTGTTGCTGTTCTCTGATAAGCTGTGTTTCAAAAGCTGCCGTAAAACCGTTTATGGTAGATTGCATAGAAGAGACAACTTGCAGATTTACCCCTCCCCGATCAGGAATAGCTACCATTGTGGAAAAAACAGGCATCGTTTCTTCTTCATCTATAAAGAGACAGGGACTATCCTTCACTTTTACCTGTTGCCTGTTATTGGCACTCTCCTGAATATTCCATTCCGGTAAAGTAAAACTAATATCTATTTCCGCAGGTGTGGAATGATTTAATTGAAAGGCAGTAGCATTTGTATTCGGAACAGCAGACAGTTCTGCAGGTAACAATAGAATTGTTATCATTATTAAATAGAGATAGCGGTATGGTCTCATTAACCACCTCTTTTTTATATACTTTTTTTATACCAAATACCAAAGGCAACATATAGCTAATAGTATTTATTCTATATAACTTATCTCAATCTCAGAAGGTAAAAACCATTGTCATTCAGAACCGGCAGTAAGCATTTCTTGAATATGAAAGCTGTTGTCCCTGCCACATCAGCAAAAAAACAAAATGTGGCTTTTCCAATACTAAAACTATATCCTCTTTCATCATCTATTCTATTATTTACCGAACTTCCATTTTGTCAATCATTTTCTCGGGGCAGTTTATAGTAACAGTTTCTTTACCTGGCAAATTTTTAAAAAAACTAACTGCCCTCTGCTGAAAACGATAAAAGAGAAACTTTAGTAAAACCTGGAATGTCCCTTTAAAAAAGTTAGTTCGGTTATAGGTTTTAGCCCTTTTAATGTTAAACCTGTTGGGGTATTAGTTGTTTTCCGCAAACAAAAAACCGCCCAAAATTTGAGCGGTTTAATGTATATAAGTAGTATTTTGTTTTTATTTTTTTTTCTTAGTTAGGTGTTGCATTGTCTTCTTTTCTTTGTGGGTAATCAAATTCAGGTCTATAACTAAATTACTGGCAACAAAGATTGAGGAATAGGTGCCAAAGAAGATACCCAGGCAGATGGCAAAAGCAAAATCGTGAATTACGCTTCCACCCCAAAAATAAAGGCAGGCAGAAGTAAGAAAGGTTGTTCCACCGGTAATAACAGTTCGGGAAAGCGTATCGTTGATAGAACGATTGAAGACCTCCTGGATAGGGTCTTTGCGGTTTTTCTTCATATCTTCACGAATTCGGTCAAAGATAACAATTGTATCATTAATGCTGTAACCCACGATAGTTAAAAGAGCAGCTATAATTTGCATTGTAATCTCTTTACCCGTGAGAGCAAAAATACCTACTATCATAAAGACATCGTGAAAGAGAGCCAGAATTCCCATCAAACCAAATGTTAATTCAAAGCGGAACCAAATATAGATAATCATCGCAACTAAAGCAAGCATAACTGCCCAAAATGCTTGAGCGCGTAGTTCACCGCCTACTTTAGGTCCAACTTCATAAATTTCTGCTATTACTTCTTTGTTCAGGTCTCGTCCTTGAACATATTGAGGAAAATTATCCTGAATAATTTCCAAAAGCTTATTCCGGGTTTCGGTGGAAAAGTCAGTTCCTTTGCCGATACTCTTAATTTTTATCTGGAAAATAGAATTATCAGGATTACCGATATAGGTAATTTCTGCTTCCGGAAAACCGTTTTTAGTAAGGGTTGAGCGTAAATCCTCAATGGGCAGAGGTTGGATTTTGGGGTCTAATGCCTTCAGATTGACGGTTGCAGCTATTCCACTTGTGAAGTCAATGCTCCAATTTAATCCTCTAAAAATTATTCCGCCTAAGCCAATTAGCAACAAGGTAATAGAGAATGCGTAAAACCAGTAACGATACTTAACGAATTGGACATTTGTATGCTGTAGTATTCTCATTTTTTCTCCTTACACACTCAGTTTTGTCTTTTTGCTGCTTAAAACAATGTTATCCAGAATAGAGCGCACAATTACAATAGCAGAGAACATAGAGCCAATAATACCAATCACCAAAGTTACAGCAAAACCGCGGATAGGACCTGTGCCCAGATAATAAAGAATTATTCCAGCAATAACAGTAGTGAGATTGGAATCCCAAACAGTTACCAGAGCTCTTTTAAAACCTGCATCAACAGCACTGCGGGGTGTTTTTCCCAAATCCAATTCTTCTCTGATGCGTTCATAAATAAGCACATTGGCATCAACAGCCATACCTATTGTAAGAATGATACCGGCAATTCCAGGTAGAGTGAGAGTGGCGCCAAAAGCAGTTAACATAGCTAAAATAAAGCCCACATTTAAGACCAGGGCAACATCTGCGATAAAGCCGCACAACTTATAATAGATAACCATAAATAGGACAACAAGAATCAAACCAATTAAACCAGCTGTAGTTCCCTTACTAATGCTATCTGCACCTAAAGTGGCACCAATTATGGAAGTGGAAACCGGTTTAATAGGAGCAATCAGATTTCCGGTATTGAGCACGATTGCCAATTCGTTTGCTTCAGTAGCAGTAAATCTACCTGTAATTTGAGCTCTGCCTCCAGCAATCCTTTCCTGGATATTGGGAGCGGAATAAACAACTCCATCCAGAACGATGGCTAAACGCTTTCCTACATTATCGGAAGTAACTTTTTCAAACTTACGCGCTCCCGCTCTTTTCATTTCTATGGAAATGTAGGGCTTATTAGCAATCCGGGGATCGGTTGAAGTAGCTGAACCATATTCAACCTTAGCTTTAGCCAGATCACCACCGGTAAGCTGAGCTGAAGAAGATAGAACATAAAGGGTTCTATCAGCCCGGGGATTTTCCGTATCTGCTTTATCCAAGGAAAGCTGATAACCCATAGGCACCATTTGGGCAAAAAGAGAATCTGCCAGCAAATCTTGAATTAGGCGTACATCAGTATATTGAATTTCATAATCCATCTCTCCAGGACGGATCAGAGAACTGAAAACGCCAGTTCCGGCTTGCAAGCTATCGGTTGCAGTAGTATCCGCTAAAATGCTTTTATCTTTCTTCGCCATTTCTGCTAAAACCGGAAATTTATCCAGATTACTGCTGATATTTCTATCAATTGCATCAATCACTCTTTTGGCTTCATCCACAGGAGTAACAAGTTTAAACTCCAGCATAGCGGTTTGTTTAATTAAATTCTCAGCCGCTTTATAATCTGTTACACCAGGTAATTGAACCATAATCCGGTTCTCGCCTAATTTTTGAATTGAGGGCTCGGCTACGCCAAACTGGTCAATTCGTTCACGGATAATTTTAATGTTCTGTTCTACAGCATTGCGGGCATCGGCTTCAGATAATTCAGAAGTATCCACTTCCAAAAGTATCTGCATTCCTCCCCGGAGGTCAAGACCAAGCTTTAAATGATGCTTAGACCACCAGTCCGGCAGATTAGGAATTGCCATAGGAGCCAGAAAAAATGCTGTAACACAGATAAATATGACTATGAATAAGCCACGCCAGGAAATTTTCTTCATTGGCTTTATGCTCCCTTTTGCATTATAATATTATATATCAGTTTTATTCCTTGACCCAAAACTTTGATTAGCCCTTATTCGTCAAGGGAAATGTTTGCTATTAGTTCTCCCCTGCCAATTTCCTGAATCAAAGAGCTNNNNNNNNNNNNNNNNNNNNNNNNNNNNNNNNNNNNNNNNNNNNNNNNNNNNNNNNNNNNNNNNNNNNNNNNNNNNNNNNNNNNNNNNNNNNNNNNNNNNCGTTCCTCCGTTTTCGGTTACCGGAAGATACCGTTTTCCCGGAAGGTTGATGTCCTGGTCAACCACCTTTTTTTTCGTTACTGCAAAAAGCGTAATAAAGAAATAGCTCGGTTGCAAGGGGAACGACAAGATGTCGTTCCTCCGTTTTCGGTTACCGGAAGATACCGTTTTCCCGGAAGGTTGATGTCCCGGTCAACCACCTTTATTTCCGTTACTGCAAAAAGCGTAATAAAGAAAAAGCTCGGTTGCAAGAGGAACGACAAGATGTCGTTCTTCCGTTTTCGGTTACCGGAAGATACCGTTTTCCCGGAAGGTTGACCTCCTGGTCAACCACCTTTATTTCCGTTACTGCAAAAAGCGTAATAAAGAAATAGCTCGGTTGCAAGGGGAACGACAAGATGTCGTTCCTCCGTTTTCGGTTACCGGAGGATACCATTTTCGGAAGGTTGACCTCCCGGTCAACCATCCGATTTGTGGTTGAGAGGAACTCAACCATCCGACCCTGAAAAAAAACCTTGTAAAAAAATGAACCTTAAAAATTGTGGCTTTCAGTGTAATTATTTATTTGTAAAAGGAGTTCAGGAATGCTGGATAGTTTGAGAAAGAAACAGAAAATAGTTATTTATATCGTGGCTTTTGTTTTTATTGTAGGTATGGGTGCGGTTGGAATAGGAGAATTATTATCCCCGAAACCATATCTGGGAAAAGTAAATGGCACGAAAATAACCTTTGAAATGTATCAGCAGAAAGTTCAGGAATTGAGCGAACGCTATGCAGAGATGTATAAAGATCAGCCCATAGACGAAAACACTCGTAAAAGCATAGAAAATCAGGCATGGGAAACTTTGGTTAGTGATATTCTGTGGCAGCAGCAAATAAAGAAACACAAAATAAAAATCACTGATGATGATGTTTTAACTGAAATGCAAAATAATCCTCCGCAAGAATTGATGCAAAATGAATCCTTGCAGACAAACGGCAGATTTGATAAAGTGAAATACCTTACCGCTCTAAAGAACAATGCACAATTTTATGCCGCTATGGATGAATATGTAAGAAACTATCTTCCGCGGCAAAAACTGCAGGAAAAAATTAAAGCCCAAGCCGGAATTACGATAGACAGTTTAAAAGCAGAATATGCGAAAGACACCGATAGCGTTTCCGGAAAATTCATCTGGTTTGAGCCCAATAAATCAGAACCTGTAACCGTTACCGATGCGGAAATTAAGGCATATTACAATAAGAATAAGGAAACCGAATTTAAAAAGGGTCCCGCATCCAGAATCAAATATCTTGCTTTTGAAGATAAGCCCTCAGATAAGGACTATGCTACGGTAAAACTTCTTGCCGATGAAATATACGGCAGGGCAATTAAAGGAGAGGACTTTGCATCTTTAGCAAGGGATTATTCCGATGATCCCGGTTCCAAGGATAATGGCGGTTCTTTAGGAGAATTTGCTAAAGGGCAAATGGTTCCGGAATTTGAAAAAGCAGCTTTTGCTTTAAGAGTTGGAGATATCAGCAAACCCGTTAAAACCAATTATGGTTGGCATATTATTCGTTGTGACAGCATTGCTGCCATTAGTAAAGAAGAGCCCAAAATTAAAGCCAGCCATATTCTTTTGAAGGTTGAACCCTCCGATGAAACCAGAGATGCTATTCTGGAAAAAGCGGAATCGGCAGCCAAGTTAATTAAGAAAAAAGGGATTGAAGCAGCAGCTAAAGAATTGAAAGTAGAAGTTCAGGAAACTGACTGGGTGCCTCATGATCAGGAATATATTCCCGGAATCGGCAATAATGGAGCTCTTCTCCAATTTATGCGCAAAGGCAAAGAAAAGGAAATCTCGGAGGTTATCACGGATCAGCAAAACCGCAAAATTGTCGCTTTGCTAACTGATAACAAAAAGGTCTATTATGAGGAGTTTGATAAAGTTAAGCTCCGCATCAAATACCAGCTGGAGAAAGAAAAGAAAGTAGCCAATGTAAAGAAAAAAGCCGAGGCATTTGTTGCCCAATATCCTGCCAGCGAATATTTTAACGCTGCCGCCAAAGAGGGTTGGCAAATTATTGAATTTACCAATCATAAACTTGGTATGGATGTTCCCAATGTGGGTCCCTGCAAGGAATTTACAACTGCAGCTTTAGCTTTGGAAGCAGGAAAAACCAGCGGACTTATTTCTTCCAAAGAAGGATGTTTCATCATCAGTTGCACAGAACGAATTAAACCCGATTTTAATAGCTTTGCCAAAGATAAGGACAGACAGGAACAGATTCGTAAACGGATGGAAGATGCTGCCTGGAACCGTTGGTATGACCAAATGAAAAAACAAGCTAAAATAATTGATAACCGGGCTAAATTCGGAATCTAAACGATGAATAGATTGATGACCAGTGTTAGTGGAGTTAGGGGTGTCTTTGCGGACACCCTTAATCCTATTATAGCTATAAAATATGCTGCCCACTTTGCTCTTCTGCAGAAACAAAGCTATCCTGATCTGCATCCTTTAATTTATGTGGGCAGAGATAGCCGGACTACAGGCAAGGCAATGTTACATAGTATCATTTCTGCTCTTATCAGTGTGGGCTGCGATGTTACCGATTTAGGAATTGTTTCCACTCCCACTTTGCTGTTAAAAGTTCAGGAATCCGATGCCATTGGAGGCATAGCCATTACTGCATCTCACAATCCACCGCAGTGGAATGCAATGAAATTCGTGGATGCTGAGGGCTTGTTTTTAAGCCCTGAGAAAGCGGAAATATTTCTGTCTTCCGTAGAAAAAGAGATTTCCTGGGCAAATTGGCAAGCAATAGGAAATATAAACACGAACAATAAATCCATTGCTCAGCATATTGCAAAAATTTTAGCTATCCCCTATTTAAATATTGAGCAAATCCGTGCCCGCAGGTTTAAAGTGGTGTTGGATTCCGTTAACGGAGCGGGAGGGTTAATTTCTCCCCTGTTATTAAAAGAACTTGGGTGCACCGTTTATGAAATAAATAGCGAGCCCACCGGTATTTTTGCTCACATTGCAGAACCGCTAAACGAAAATTTAAGCCAACTGGAAGAAGCAGTTGCTTTTTATGGTGCGGATATTGGTTTTGCAACCGATCCCGATGTTGACCGTCTTTCCCTGGTTTCCGAAAAAGGAAAATGTATCGGAGAAGAATTAAGCGTTGCCTTAGCCGAACTATTTGTGCTTCCCAAAAAGAAGGGAGATATTGTAGTAAATCTTAGCAGTTCAATGATTTCCGAGGATATTGCCAAAAGCTTTGGCGTTCAAGTTCAGCGGACTAAAGTCGGCGAAATAAATGTAGGGAAAAAAATGCAGGAAATAAAATCTCCCATCGGAGGTGAAGGAAATGGCGGAATTATCTGTCCTGATGTTCATTACACCCGTGATGCCATTGCCGGAATGGCTTTAATTTTAGGATTGCTTTCCGAGACGGATAAACCCCTGTCCGAGATAGTGAATACCCTGCCAAAGTATTATTTTGCCAAAGATAAAATCACAGTTGATTCCTTTTTAATGGAATCCTTGATGAGTATTGTTCCCTCTCTCTTTGAAAACTATCAGCTGGATACCCGAGACGGCATTAAAGCTATAGGCAACAAGCATTTTATCCATATTCGCAAATCGGGAACCGAACCTATCATCCGGATTTATGTGGAAAGCGATACGCCGGAAAAATCCCGCCAAATTTGTGCTGAAGTTAAAAAAATGCTCAGCGAAATGAATACCTCCAAAGATAAAGATAATAACGAAAGAAATTTGTGAGCAGCTTGAGACAACTTGTGATAATAAAAATCAGGAGAAATTGCCAAGAACAACGATACTAAGGTCTTTATGCTCCGATATTAAACAATATTAAGCCCCCAATAGATACTTTACCTGATGCTCCCGTAGTTCATAAGTTTATAATAGCTGTAGCGTTATTTTAAATGCAATTACTAAACCGAAGCGGTGCTCCCGTCATTAATTTGATTTATAAAAATTACCTTGCGGGCTTATTTTAACTACCTGTTGCCTGGTCATTTCTTTAGCGCTCCTTTAACGACCCTTTAACAATACTTTAGCGTCGCTAAGGAATCGTTAAAGAAGGTGTAAAGAAATATAAAAGATTCAACTTGGCAGGGAACAGTGAGTAGTAAAAAAACAGACAAAGGAGAAAAGGGTTTATTTTTCCGCATCTTACGAGGGGCTTACGCCACCCTCGCTATTATTGTGTCGCCCTAAGGGGCTTTTGGCAGAGGGCAAAGAGCGAAGGGTAACGGGTTTATTTTTCCGCATCTTACGAGGGGCTTACGCCACCCTCGCTATTATTGTGTCGCCCTAAGGGGCTTTTGGCAGAGGGCAAAGAGCGAAAGGTAAAGGGTTTATCAACCATTTTTCTTAACTGAAAAAAATCTGTGTTATCTGTGTAATCTGTGAGAGCTAATATCTACCTGCGGGAAAAGAAGAAAATATCAAAATCGTAGCCAATACTTAAGAAACTGTGGATATCCTTATTTTCATTCAACGAAAGGTATAGCTTAGCAGGTAGAATTGAGTTCTTATAGCCCAGCCCTAAATATCCGCAATAATCCCAATCTTCGGCATTACCCCAAACATTCGTATCCGAATAGCGCATACCCTGAAATCCGGCATCCAAAAAATAGCGGTCTTTTAGCAGAGAAGAAACCCCAAAAGATAAAACCTGATAATGCGGAGCACTAATTTCGTAACGCGAATAGCCCATAAAACCATCCGTCCCTCCAATGATAAAGGGATCAACGATAGAGTGCTCAGTGGAATTTAGATAGCTGCCATAGTTCAAAGTGGAATATACACTGAAAATATCTCTAACCGGAACATAAAATTCTGCTTTGCCCTGAAAACAGTTATAGATGAAGTCACTCACTTCTTTATAGCGCGAGAAACTGAATTTCCCGAAAACTCTGGCACCGGACATCGGAAACATAAAATCATTCAAACTTTCGTGATAACCCTTAATCCCAAAACCGCTAACTACCGAACTTTCGGGCAACAACTGAGTTTGGGAAATATCGCTATGTAAATCGGTTTGATTGCTGTAAAGGAAAAACTCCGCAATAGCCAGGTCTTTGGCAAAAACCCCAATTCCGGTATTAATTCCCCAATCAGTGGATTTGATACTGGAAGTTTTATGATGTTCCTGATAGTTATAGATGGTTTTTTCGCCTACATAAGGAAAAAGACGGTAATATGCACCCCACTGTTCACCGAAATTTTTCACATAATCTACGCTGAATTCATTTCTGCCTCCCAGTTTCAGTTCTGCCAGAAGACGCGAATTTCGCAGCAAATAGTTATCCAATGAAAGCACCAAACCCGCCATCAGCTTTTCTTCACTATTGTAAACAAGGTTTACAGCCAGATGTTTTCGCTCGCGTTCTTGAATATATATAATCAGGTCATAACGGTTATCTTCGGTCTTTTTCAGCACAGGATAGATAGTTTTGAAGACCTGTGAATTCCAGGCAATAATACAGGCATCGGCTATTTCTTTGCTGCTGTAAGTTTTGCCTGAATGCAAACCCAAATATTCACGCACTTTGGAGGGACTGATGTTTTCGTTGCCCTGCACCAGAATGTTACTTATCGGAAAGCTATCCAAATATTTATTAAATTCATTAACCGCGGGCTGGGAAATATTATATTTAGTTTTAAATGCTCTTATTTGGTCTATATTTTGTCGGGCAGATGCTTCTCCGGCAGCTATTATATCCTCCAGATGCTGATAATCTGTGGAAACGAATTGCGATAAATCCGGTTCAATTAACAAATCGCATTCATCTAAATAGGCATTTAAGTTACGCGTGATGCCGATATTGATGGTCTGATCCAAAATATCCACTAAGTTATTGAGATTTTCTTCATTGCGTAATGTGGAATTAACTTTAATACCCAAAACCAGATCAGCTCCCTTTTGGTGTAACAGGTTAATCGGCATATTTTGCGAAACCCCGCCATCAATATAATAACGACCATTCAGTTCAAAAGGTTCAAATAAACTGGGAATGGATATGGAAGCGCGCACTGCTTGCATCAATGAACCCTCGGAAAAAATAACTCCTTCTCCCGTAAGTAAATCGGTGGCTATACAGGTAAAAGGAACAGGAAATTCACTAAAGTTCTCAATCTGAGAAGCGGATGCGGTTAATTTAAATAGTTCCAGATTAAGATTATTACCTATATAAACTGACGAAGGAAGTTGTGGAACCCAGGAGTCATTTAGCTCAAAAACAGCATTTCCGTAAGGCGCCCAACGCTTTTGCCCGATATAAAGGTCCTTTCTTTGTTGCGCATCGCTGGTTAGTTGCTTCCAGTCCAAATTCAAACATATTTCTTCCAATTCCCGGGTAGAATAACCCATCGCATAAAGAGCTCCAATAACCGCCCCAATACTGGTTCCGGCTATGTAATCGGGATGAATGCCTTCCTCTTCCAAAACCTTTAAAACCCCGATATGAGCAAAACCTCTTGCCCCACCTCCACTTAAGGCATAACCAAGCTTTTCACCTGCTAAAAAATTGAGCAAACAGAAGAGCAACAGCAGAACATATAGCTTTTTCATTGTGGCTGACTATAAATTAAAAAGTGCCTTCCCCGGAACTTGATTTTGTATCTGCTTTGTTTTCAGGTTTAGCATACTGATATTCCATTCGTCCAAAAACTACCGTTGACTCTATCTCAACAGGTGTTCCTTGAACAACAGGCACTTTGCGAGGTAAAACAGTAGAGCCAAAAACAGAGGTAGGATTGATATGAAAGGCAATGCTATCTGGTAAGATAACCGTTCCCGAACCAAAAACCACGCTTATTTCTATATCTTTTGCGTCTGCGGGAAGATCGGTAAGGTCAATTATCGCCGAGGAAAAGATAATATTATATTCGTTGCGGGAACTGCTGTAGATAATAGAACTCTCTTTGGAATAATGCGTTGGGTTATTATATTTATGTGTTCTAAGCCCAAAAAGCAGCTTAATGCCCAGCATAATAATAATGACAGCAATAAACACTCTCACAAGAGGCAAATGAATGTTAAAACCCTTTAAAAAAACAGATAATCCTAAAAGGATTAACAGTATGCCCCAAAAGAAATTGCTGAAAACAAAACCCATTTTCATTTCCTTATCCTTTTTTATTGTATTTTTAATCCCTGCTTCCAGGCAGAGTAAAGAATCTCTATATTTTCTGCTATATGTTTATTTACAATTAAGCTTTGCTGGTTTGAAACATACCCCAGGTCATTAAACTCAATATTATATTTTAGGGCTGTCTCTTTTATTAACAGGCAGTTTTCTGCCTCGGCACTAATTAAAATTCTACTTCCTGCCTCACCAAAATATACGCTACTTGGGCTATATGGAAGTTCAAAATTCAGCATTACTCCCAAAATTTGATGGGGAGCAAAACAGCACTCCAAAACAGCTACTAATAATCCACCGTCGGAAACATCGTGAGCGCTATTAACTAAGCCATTATCAATCAGTTCCAATATTAAACTCTGCAGCTGCAATTCTTCTTCCCAATTTGTGTTTGGCGGTTTTCCGGCTACTTCATTAAATTGCATTTTAAGATATTCACTCCCTCCCAAATCCGCTTTCAAGGAACCCAAAAGGATAATTCTATCATTGGCGTGTTTAAAAAACTGAGTGGTTGCTTTACGAAAATCAGACATCACACCAAGCATACCGATAACTGGTGTAGGATAAATTGCTCCTTCCGGATTTTCATTATAAAAAGATACATTGCCACCGGTAACAGGAGTGCCTAAAATCCTGCAGGCATCTGCCATTCCCCGGATTGCCTCTGTGAAACAATAATAGACCTCAGGTTTATACGGATTGCCAAAATTAAGGCAATTAGTAATAGCAATTGGTTTAGCTCCACTGCAGGCAACATTTCTGGCTGCCTCTGCAACCGCAGCAACTGTTCCTGAATAGGGGTCTAAAAAACAATATCTGCCGTTACAATCCGTGCTTAAGGCAATAGCTGTATCCGTTTCCGGAATTCTAATAACTGCAGCATCCGAACCCGGTTCTACAACCGTTCCAATTTGTACCATATAATCATATTGCTGATAAATTGAGCGGCGACTGCAAAGATTGGGCGAGGAAATAAGCCGTAACAAGGTCTCAGCGTAATTTACAGGTTCGGGATAACTATCCAAAGAGTGGCTGGACAGTTCATCAAGATAGCCAGGTCGCTTGCTTTCTCTGATATAAACAGGTGCCGAACCACCTAAAATAAGTGTCTCCGCCGGTATTTCCGCTACTTTTTCTTTCCCGAAAAAAACCCTTAGCATTTTATCATCGGTAACTTTGCCTATTTGCACTGCATCTAAATCCCATTTGGCAAAAATGGATTTAATACTTTCCAGGTTTTCCGGCTGCACA
This window harbors:
- the secF gene encoding protein translocase subunit SecF yields the protein MRILQHTNVQFVKYRYWFYAFSITLLLIGLGGIIFRGLNWSIDFTSGIAATVNLKALDPKIQPLPIEDLRSTLTKNGFPEAEITYIGNPDNSIFQIKIKSIGKGTDFSTETRNKLLEIIQDNFPQYVQGRDLNKEVIAEIYEVGPKVGGELRAQAFWAVMLALVAMIIYIWFRFELTFGLMGILALFHDVFMIVGIFALTGKEITMQIIAALLTIVGYSINDTIVIFDRIREDMKKNRKDPIQEVFNRSINDTLSRTVITGGTTFLTSACLYFWGGSVIHDFAFAICLGIFFGTYSSIFVASNLVIDLNLITHKEKKTMQHLTKKKK
- the secD gene encoding protein translocase subunit SecD, producing MKKISWRGLFIVIFICVTAFFLAPMAIPNLPDWWSKHHLKLGLDLRGGMQILLEVDTSELSEADARNAVEQNIKIIRERIDQFGVAEPSIQKLGENRIMVQLPGVTDYKAAENLIKQTAMLEFKLVTPVDEAKRVIDAIDRNISSNLDKFPVLAEMAKKDKSILADTTATDSLQAGTGVFSSLIRPGEMDYEIQYTDVRLIQDLLADSLFAQMVPMGYQLSLDKADTENPRADRTLYVLSSSAQLTGGDLAKAKVEYGSATSTDPRIANKPYISIEMKRAGARKFEKVTSDNVGKRLAIVLDGVVYSAPNIQERIAGGRAQITGRFTATEANELAIVLNTGNLIAPIKPVSTSIIGATLGADSISKGTTAGLIGLILVVLFMVIYYKLCGFIADVALVLNVGFILAMLTAFGATLTLPGIAGIILTIGMAVDANVLIYERIREELDLGKTPRSAVDAGFKRALVTVWDSNLTTVIAGIILYYLGTGPIRGFAVTLVIGIIGSMFSAIVIVRSILDNIVLSSKKTKLSV
- a CDS encoding peptidylprolyl isomerase, with the translated sequence MLDSLRKKQKIVIYIVAFVFIVGMGAVGIGELLSPKPYLGKVNGTKITFEMYQQKVQELSERYAEMYKDQPIDENTRKSIENQAWETLVSDILWQQQIKKHKIKITDDDVLTEMQNNPPQELMQNESLQTNGRFDKVKYLTALKNNAQFYAAMDEYVRNYLPRQKLQEKIKAQAGITIDSLKAEYAKDTDSVSGKFIWFEPNKSEPVTVTDAEIKAYYNKNKETEFKKGPASRIKYLAFEDKPSDKDYATVKLLADEIYGRAIKGEDFASLARDYSDDPGSKDNGGSLGEFAKGQMVPEFEKAAFALRVGDISKPVKTNYGWHIIRCDSIAAISKEEPKIKASHILLKVEPSDETRDAILEKAESAAKLIKKKGIEAAAKELKVEVQETDWVPHDQEYIPGIGNNGALLQFMRKGKEKEISEVITDQQNRKIVALLTDNKKVYYEEFDKVKLRIKYQLEKEKKVANVKKKAEAFVAQYPASEYFNAAAKEGWQIIEFTNHKLGMDVPNVGPCKEFTTAALALEAGKTSGLISSKEGCFIISCTERIKPDFNSFAKDKDRQEQIRKRMEDAAWNRWYDQMKKQAKIIDNRAKFGI
- the glmM gene encoding phosphoglucosamine mutase, which produces MNRLMTSVSGVRGVFADTLNPIIAIKYAAHFALLQKQSYPDLHPLIYVGRDSRTTGKAMLHSIISALISVGCDVTDLGIVSTPTLLLKVQESDAIGGIAITASHNPPQWNAMKFVDAEGLFLSPEKAEIFLSSVEKEISWANWQAIGNINTNNKSIAQHIAKILAIPYLNIEQIRARRFKVVLDSVNGAGGLISPLLLKELGCTVYEINSEPTGIFAHIAEPLNENLSQLEEAVAFYGADIGFATDPDVDRLSLVSEKGKCIGEELSVALAELFVLPKKKGDIVVNLSSSMISEDIAKSFGVQVQRTKVGEINVGKKMQEIKSPIGGEGNGGIICPDVHYTRDAIAGMALILGLLSETDKPLSEIVNTLPKYYFAKDKITVDSFLMESLMSIVPSLFENYQLDTRDGIKAIGNKHFIHIRKSGTEPIIRIYVESDTPEKSRQICAEVKKMLSEMNTSKDKDNNERNL